One genomic segment of Panicum virgatum strain AP13 chromosome 2N, P.virgatum_v5, whole genome shotgun sequence includes these proteins:
- the LOC120662800 gene encoding uncharacterized protein LOC120662800 encodes MDTDFETSSTDEAKAMEIDEAPLSQDWRDQYLDWINRGVLPSDRAQARRIARRAKSFVVIDRELYKRSPSGVLQCCIPIPEGKELIQDIHAGICGHHAAPRTLVGNAFRQDFYWPTAVSDATNVVRTCEGCQFYARKMHLPYYYDKY; translated from the exons ATGGACActgacttcgagacctcctccaCGGACGAGGCcaaagcaatggagatcgacgaggctcCACTTTCGCAAGACTGGCGCgaccagtacctcgactggattaACCGAGGGGTgctaccctcggaccgcgcaCAGGCGCGACGCATCGCTAGGCGAGCCAAGTCTTTCGTCGTGATCGACAGAGAgctgtacaagcgcagtccctcgggcgtttTGCAATGCTGCATCCcgatccccgagggcaaggagctgatccagGACATCCATGCCGGCATCTGTGgtcaccacgccgcgccacgcaccctcgtgggtaatgcATTTCGTCAAGACTTTTACTGGCCAACTGCGGTCTCCGACGCCACCAAcgttgtgcggacctgcgagggttgccagttctatgccaggAAGATGCACCTCCCG TACTATTACGACaagtactaa